A DNA window from Impatiens glandulifera chromosome 7, dImpGla2.1, whole genome shotgun sequence contains the following coding sequences:
- the LOC124910106 gene encoding PH, RCC1 and FYVE domains-containing protein 1-like produces METRVSSACEALVHGRFFEELSSDMILCILKSGCLSASDFACLEITCTTFGGIRELLHPIISFGSLVDLAAFQLCESHPIYSCLNEAGKEKLLSWMGNKWSRALNFLSGYNYIHDDEVKAAGVNNFTIVSTTTKDSSHVYIWNGHSLGILLLMGDYLKHEQFTRISFDQPLTTSYVDNIVSVSSKYEHVAFITQSGEVFTCGVNSSGCCGHTTGGDGTHDHDIDNNRILKPRLVEGALKGIPCKQVAVSYKFTVFLTRDGRVYTCGRNDHGQLGHGDRVDRPTPTIVESLVDDVIVQVSAGKTFTLALTSNGKLYSFGSGDDWCLGHGVKKNELSPRLVHDLNRIWHLHIVRVYAGVNHVVAIDSRGLVYTWGRGKIGQLCNGGILDNLIEFPHYRKELYRITPQVVKTLRSQIAIQATVNQFNTVILMNDRRTIYVHGLRFPWEGYELSLEDKLKLDEHIEIICQVSSGLYHTVLVTNRGRHIGFRTNDDGRVEHDNITRWLFPLTQLSL; encoded by the exons ATGGAAACAAGAGTATCTTCGGCATGTGAAGCTCTGGTCCATGGAAGATTTTTTGAGGAACTGTCATCAGATATGATCCTTTGTATCCTTAAATCTGGCTGTTTGAGCGCGTCTGATTTTGCTTGTCTAGAGATAACTTGCACAACATTCGGTGGAATCAGAGAACTACTTCACCCAATAATAAGTTTCGGATCTTTAGTTGATTTGGCAGCGTTTCAATTATGTGAATCTCATCCAATATATTCATGTTTGAACGAAGCTGGAAAAGAAAAACTTTTGAGTTGGATGGGCAACAAATGGAGTCGAGCATTGAATTTCCTTTCAGGTTATAATTATATACATGATGATGAGGTGAAGGCGGCAGGAGttaataattttacaattgTGTCGACGACGACGAAGGATTCTTCTCATGTGTACATTTGGAATGGTCATTCATTGGGTATCCTTTTATTAATGGGGGACTATTTAAAGCATGAACAGTTTACTCGGATTAGCTTCGACCAGCCTTTAACAACATCATATGTGGATAATATAGTCTCTGTCTCTTCCAAATACGAACATGTTGCTTTTATTACGCAATCAGGAGAGGTTTTTACATGCGGTGTCAATTCGTCAGGTTGTTGTGGGCATACAACAGGTGGGGATGGTACTCATGATCATGACATTGACAATAATCGTATCCTTAAACCTCGGCTTGTGGAAGGCGCACTGAAGGGAATACCATGCAAACAAGTTGCAGTCAGTTATAAATTCACCGTGTTTCTTACTAGAGATGGACGAGTATATACTTGTGGGAGAAACGATCACGGTCAGCTTGGTCATGGCGATAGGGTGGATAGACCAACACCTACCATAGTAGAATCGTTAGTAGATGATGTAATAGTTCAGGTTTCAGCTGGTAAAACTTTCACATTAGCTCTAACTAGCAATGGCAAATTGTATTCATTCGGGTCGGGCGATGATTGGTGCTTGGGTCACGGAGTTAAGAAGAATGAGTTAAGCCCTCGTCTGGTTCACGACTTAAATAGAATATGGCATCTTCACATTGTTAGAGTCTATGCAGGAGTTAACCATGTTGTAGCTATTGATTCTAGGGGATTG gttTATACTTGGGGGAGAGGTAAAATAGGCCAGTTGTGTAATGGAGGAATTTTAGACAATTTGATTGAATTCCCTCATTATCGCAAAGAGCTATATCGAATCACACCACAAGTAGTCAAGACTCTGAGGAGCCAAATTGCTATacag gcAACGGTTAACCAGTTTAATACGGTTATTTTAATGAACGACCGTCGCACTATTTACGTGCATGGTCTTAGATTTCCATGGGAGGGGTATGAGTTGTCTCTTGAAGACAAGTTAAAATTGGACGAACATATTGAAATCATTTGTCAAGTTAGCAGTGGCCTCTATCACACCGTCTTAGTCACTAACCGTGGTCGACATATTGGATTCAGAACTAACGATGATGGGCGGGTCGAACACGATAATATTACTAGATGGTTATTTCCCCTCACTCAACTTTCTTTATAG
- the LOC124910314 gene encoding two-component response regulator-like APRR2 has protein sequence MVYTANDLLNWKDFPKGLRVLLLLDQEEEEENTDSTSQIRSKLEEMDYIVTTFFNEDEAFSAISNQTEIFHVAIVEVTVGNSHGRLKFLEVAKDLPTIMTSSSHCLNTMMKCIALGAVEFLQKPLSEDKLRNIWQHVAHKAFNAGKEETTPESEAVLHLRLVEEDSDQTTQLEPTPSTTAKEDKYPAPSTPQLKQTGRFLDDGDYHDQTHEKEGDGESKSVDTTMTETEPETEHKTTTDNDTLKEEGEPPDELGGDQEADKISALCPPPPPRSNKLSKKKTKIDWTSDLHKKFVKAVEQLGVDQAIPSRILELMRVEGLTRHNIASHLQKYRMHRRHILPKDDINTRKWHHHPNHHNIKDPSSSFQRNHQSVKPVVAYPLYHPHSIYHHPNWASPNGYSTNTAAPMWGSPAGYYPPPWQHQPTPYPGVHADAWGCPIGPTSHGQYPVVPQIGMGFRSNNAMNGCYIVPKKVADFFPTDEIIDQVMEEAINKPWLPLPIGLNPPSTESVLMELSKQGISGVAPPHHIKRRR, from the exons ATGGTTTACACTGCTAATGATCTACTTAATTGGAAAGATTTCCCCAAAGGTCTCAGGGTTCTCCTCCTCCtcgatcaagaagaagaagaagaaaatacgGATTCCACTTCTCAAATAAGATCCAAGCTCGAGGAAATGGATTACATTG TTACCACTTTCTTCAATGAAGACGAAGCTTTCTCAGCAATTTCTAACCAGACGGAGATCTTCCACGTTGCTATTGTTGAG GTTACCGTTGGTAATAGCCATGGAAGACTCAAGTTTCTTGAGGTTGCTAAAGACTTGCCTACCATAA TGACTTCAAGTTCGCATTGCCTGAACACGATGATGAAATGCATAGCG CTTGGAGCGGTTGAGTTTCTTCAAAAACCACTTTCAGAGGATAAATTAAGAAACATATGGCAGCATGTAGCTCATAAG GCGTTTAATGCAGGAAAAGAAGAAACCACCCCTGAATCCGAAGCTGTACTTCATCTCCGGTTAGTGGAGGAGGACTCCGATCAAACTACCCAATTAGAACCAACTCCTTCAACCACTGCCAAGGAGGATAAGTACCCGGCTCCATCCACTCCTCAGCTAAAACAAACCGGGCGATTTCTCGACGATGGAGACTATCATGATCAAACTCACGAGAAAGAAGGAGACGGCGAATCCAAATCTGTCGACACCACCATGACCGAAACAGAACCAGAAACAGAACATAAAACAACAACAGACAATGATACTCTCAAAGAAGAGGGTGAACCGCCAGATGAGTTAGGAGGGGACCAAGAAGCGGATAAGATATCTGCTCTTTGTCCGCCGCCTCCTCCTCGTAGTAACAAATTGAGCAAGAAGAAAACAAAG ATTGATTGGACGTCGGACCTGCACAAGAAGTTCGTGAAGGCGGTAGAGCAGCTTGGCGTGGATCAAGCCATTCCTTCTCGAATACTCGAACTTATGAGAGTCGAAGGATTGACTAGACATAACATTGCTAGTCATCTCCAG AAATACAGAATGCATAGAAGACATATTCTACCAAAGGATGACATTAATACTCGAAAGTGGCATCATCATCCTAATCATCACAATATTAAAGATCCATCCTCGTCTTTTCAAAGAAATCACCAATCGGTTAAGCCAGTCGTCGCGTACCCTTTGTATCACCCACATTCAATTTATCATCATCCAAATTGGGCGAGTCCCAATGGTTATTCAACTAATACCGCCGCCCCTATGTGGGGTTCGCCGGCTGGTTACTATCCTCCTCCCTGGCAGCACCAGCCCACACCGTACCCTGgg GTTCATGCGGATGCATGGGGTTGTCCAATTGGGCCAACATCTCACGGGCAATATCCTGTTGTCCCTCAA ATCGGAATGGGTTTTCGAAGTAATAATGCGATGAATGGATGCTACATTGTTCCTAAGAAAGTAGCAGACTTCTTTCCG ACAGATGAGATTATTGATCAAGTTATGGAAGAAGCAATAAACAAGCCATGGCTGCCTCTTCCCATAGGCTTAAACCCTCCTTCAACAGAAAGCGTTCTAATGGAGCTCTCAAAGCAAGGTATCTCCGGCGTCGCTCCGCCGCACCATATCAAGCGCCGCCGCTGA